CTCTCCTAAAAGGTGATCCTACTACTGAATTTGTTCCGGACTTAAAAGGAAGCGTTTGCTCACTAGGAAGCGATGATGCAATCGGTGTTGTAATGGGTAAAAAATTGACGGGCAAAAAAGCATCATTCATGAAAAAAATGGTAGATAACCGTGCGCTATATATGATTGGCGGCGTTGGTTTAACATTGAAAAAAGGGAAGTTCGACGTTCTATAATCATGAATCGCAATCTAAAAGCACCTGTACGTCATTATACGTGACGACAGGTGCTTTTTTGATAGATAAAGAGTGGCCCATATTCGACAAATTGTTGAACCGATGATGTTCTATTGAAAGCTTCTGCTGATTCATGTAAAATTATGATGGAAAATGGGGGTTATGAGAGAATGGTAGAACGATTAATTTTAGCAAACATCGCAGCACCCGTAGCGAAAATTACATTACCTCAAGCAGTGTTATCAGTACTTCTTTTTATGGTCATATTTTTTGGTATTGGCTTTTTATTGAATATGTTGTTAAGAATGACCTGGTTGATGGCGGTCGTTTACCCGATTATTGTGATCCTTATTGTGGACGATGTAAAGTTTTATCAGTACATAAACAGACCTATTTATGCTTTTAAAGCGCTTGGCAATAAATTAATATCCCTCTCAACAGGAGATGTTGTTATCCTGGCAGGCGGTTTTGCAGGCGCAATTATTGCAGGATTCGTAATGAAAGCATTGCGTAAGGCAGGTTATCAAATGTTTTAAAAAACGGTGTATTTAAGCAAATCTTGAACTGAACCCTTATTTACGGACAGTTTAATAAAAAGGACTTTTTACAGTCTAGGCTGCAATTAGGTGACTTCGGTATTGTGCCGGAGTCATCTTTTTTAACGTCCATTGTTTGCGCGTCGTATTATAATGCTCCAAGTATTCGTCTATCATTTCCCTTAATTCACGTAAATTACATGCTTCCTCATAATCTACTTCATCTTTAAAATGCCCAAAGAAAGACTCCATTGGTGCGTTATCTAAACAGTTTCCTCGACGTGACATCGACTGAAGTAAGCCTATTTTCTTAACGCGTCCTTGATACTCTGGATGTGTATAATGGACACCTTGATCTGAATGGATCATTGCTTCTGGGTGAATATTTCCGTCTAATGTCTCTTCTAATTTATCTAATGTGCGATAAACCAATCCCATTTTCAAGCTAGTCGAAAGTTCATAAGCGACGATTTCCCTGGTTGCTACATCTTTGATACAAGATAAATAAGCTGTTTGACCATTACGGTACTGTAAATAAGTAATATCAGTTAAATATACTTTTCCGGGCTCATCTTGATTGAATGCTCGATTCAAATGGTTAGGAACCGTACGATGTGCCTGTGTTGCTTTCGCAATATATTTATATGGGTTTGCTCGACGCACTTTCGCAAAGAAATTATACTTTCTCATTAAGCGGAGAATCTTTTTGTGATTCATCGGTGTCACCACTAGTTCTTCCAATGCCATGTAAAGTCCTCGATACCCAATTTTCCCTTTGAATGCATCATAAATGCATCTTAGTAATAAATAATCTTGATAATCTTGCTCTTCACGAATCGCATGTTTCTCCGAATTTTGAAGCCAGGCATAGTATCCACTTCTACTTACACCTGTTAAAGCACAAAGGTAACGCGTCATATTCTTTAGTTGATATTTCCGAATGACCTCGTTAATCAATGCGTATTTTTCGCGGGGTGCTAAAATTACTTCTTCACCTGCCTTTCGAGTTCCTCTAGCTTTTTTAGTAATTCTAATTCAGCTTCTAAATACTTTATACGGGCTTCAGCTTTTTCTAATTTCTTCTCAGATGATATATCTTTTGTGGAAGGGCGACCTGTGCCGCCTTTCCCCCGACGCTCTTCTAAAAAACCTTGTTCCCCCAATGTTTTATAAGTGTTTTTCCAACGACTTATTGCCGATTGGGCTTTTTTAGCTCCAATCACATCCAAGTTAAATCCATTCTCCATGAAAATCTGAGTCGGTCCCTTACCGTTCATATTTTTTTTGACGGCACGTATTTTAAATTCCGCATTATATTGAATGGCACGATCTGATACAGAGGCGACATTTGGATTTGATTCTAGTTGCTTTCTTTGAATTTCGTTGAAAATTATTTTACTCATTCGAAAATCTCCCGTTCTAAGTATTTTTTTTAGTATAACGGGTTTTTAAAACAGAAAAAACCCCGAATAGGTCACTTTTTTTAAAGTGTCCACTATTCGGGGTTCAGTTCATCTGCTTGAATACACCGTTTTTTTATCTCCTTTATAATTAAACAATGAACGTATAAATGACGATGGAAATGATAATTCCTAAAAGAGCCCCTACGAATACTTCACTCGGCTTATGTCCTAGTAACGTTTTTAATTCTTGGATTTTTTGCTCGTCATCCTTTTGCTGCCATCCTTTCGCTTCCTGTACAAAAGTTTGAAAGTCTATGCGCATTTTATTAATCATAACTGCTTGTTGCCCAGCTTGATAACGGATGCCCGTTGCATCAAACATGACAATGACAGCAAAAATTGCAGAAACAGCGAATAGTGGAGAGGCGAGTCCACTTTCATAAGCAATGGCAGTCGTCAATGAAGTCACGGCAGCTGAATGGGAACTTGGCATACTCCCTGTCGACGTAATTAAACTCCAGTCAAGTTTGCGAGTTAGGAAATAAGTGACCGGTATTTTGATAAATTGAGCTAAAAGAATGCCTAATAATGCCGCAAGGAGCGGGATGTTCTGAAAAATAGCCAATTAAAGTCCACTCCCTTTTTGAATAAAATAGTAGTGTTAGTATAGCATAATCTAATCCATTCAAAAACTGATTATGCATATATAATGCAATTTAATAAAAATAACTAAAAATATGCTATATAATATGAGATAGATATTAAAGAGGAGGAAATTTACATAATGAATTTTCTAATTAAAGAACAATTTAGCGAAGTCACAGAAGACGTGCTCATTATTGGGGTTCCAGAGCATCCTGAAAATATAGATGGTTGGGAAGCATTTACTGACTTTTATCATCCACGGTTACAAGAATGGGTGAAAAATGGGGATGTGCATACGAATAAACAAAAGATCGTTACGATCCCAACATTTGATAATCATTCCTTTAAACGCGTTTTATTTATTGGATTAGGTGCAAAAAGGTCATTGACAGAAAATGATTTAAGAAAAACATTTGCAACAATTGGAAAAGAGCTTTTAAAAATAAAAGCATCATCAGTTGCTATTTGGACGGCGCCATTTACAAACGAAAATCTTGTTTGTGATGATGTTGTATTTGCTGCAATGGAAGGATTAGGGTTGGGCGGCTATCAGTTTGAAGATTTCAAAACAAGTTCAAATGAACAAGATATTGCGCTGGAGACAGTCGCATTTTTATCTTCTTCCGATGCAAATGAACTAAAAGCGGCGTATGAAGTTGGAAAAGTAAATGCTTATGCAGTTAATGAGGCGCGCACACTCGTTAATATGCCGCCGAATTTATTGACAGCAACTGAAATGGCAAATTATGCAAGGAAAATTGCGGAGAAATATGACTTTGAAATTGAAGTTCTAGGTAAGAAAGAAATGGAAGAACAAGGAATGGGCGCAATTCTTGCGGTCAATAAAGGATCTGTAGAAGAACCACAACTCATTGTATTGAAATATGCTGGAACCGAACAATGGGAAGATGTTGTAGGACTAGTTGGAAAAGGCATTACTTATGATACTGGCGGTTATTCATTGAAACCTCGTGATGGTATGGTAGGTATGAAAGGTGATATGGGCGGGGCCGCCGCTGTGCTTGGCGCTATGACGATTATCGGAGAAACGCGTCCTGCTAAAAATGTGATTGCGGTCATCGCATCGACTGACAATATGGTTTCAGGCGAGGCATTTAAACCAGATGATGTCATTACTTCATTAAGTGGAAAAACAATTGAAGTTCTTAACACGGATGCAGAAGGTCGTTTAGTCCTGGCGGATGCGGTGACCTATGCGAAGCAATCCGGTGCTGATTATTTAGTTGATGTTGCAACGCTGACGGGCGGTGTCATCATCGCACTTGGGAATGATAAAACAGGTGCGCTCACAAACGATGAAGCATTTTTTGAAGAGTTTATGCACGCTGCAACAGAAACAGGAGAATTTGTATGGCGTCTTCCATTAACTGAAAGTGATAAAAAGCGTATTCGAAAAAGTGATGTTGCCGATTTAAATAACTCACCGGGGCGTGACGGTCATATGATTTTCGGCGGTGGATTTGTTGGTGAATTTGCAGAGGATACGCCTTGGATTCATTTGGACATTGCAGGTACTTCTGATGCAAGTGCTGCGCATGATTTAGGACCAAAAGGGGCAACAGGCGTCATGGTACGTACGCTTGCTACATTAATTGAGCGGATGGCCGCTGAAAACGATCAGAACGAATAGGCAATTGCCCTCCTTCCTATGAACGTGTATGAATAGGATAAGTGCGAAGGAGGAGGTAACTTGCCTAGAAGTTATCATGGACATCGTGGAGGTCATCGCGGCGGTGGATTTGGAGATGGCGGATTCGGTTTTGGAGGATTTGGTGGACCGTTTATAGGGGGACTTGCGGGAGGTTTACTTGGTAGCGTATTATTCCCAGGTGGATTTGGCGGATATGGTGGCTACGGGTATGGTTTTGGCGGGTATCCGTACTATCCTTATTACCCTTATTATCCTTATCAATTCGGCGGCTTCTATCCATATTAATTGTATCGGCCATAATAAAGGGCTTTCCAAGTGCAATTGGAAAGCCTTTTTTTGTATAGTGCCTTTTCGATTTCGGATGTCTGCTGAATACCCTTGAATGTCCTCTGCCAATCGTTGTTTGTCCTCCCAAACGCCTTAGATAAAATAGACTCAGTAGCTTCACCTACAAAAATAGCAGATAGCGAAAAACAAATTGTTTTTCACCATCTGCCTATATTATTGAATTTGCTTTATTTTATTTCCTTCTTCGCACGTTCTACAACTTCCGCTAAGTCATCTCCGACAGTCAACTCCGTCGGTTTTACGCCCGAGAAGTAAGCGGCTCTACTCATTAAGTGACCGCCAATGGGTGCGGTAATGAATAAGAAAAGAATCCCGAGTAAAATTCTAACGCTAAAGTAGCCTTCATTAAACCAAAAGTGAAAAAAGGTTCCAACTAAGATGCTAAGAACACCGAGTGTAGCGCTTTTAGAAGCGGCGTGTGCCCGTGTGTAAACGTCCGGTAGGCGTAAGACACCGATCACGGTAACGACCGTGAAAATGAGTCCTACGACGATTGTCAAAACAATAAGTGTATTAGCGATTACGGTCATGTTCGATAATCTTTCCTTTCTCAATAAATTTCGAGAAACTGACAGTCCCGATAAACGATAACACAGCAAGAAGTAAGATTACATCTAGGAAAAACCCTGTGTCGTATAGCAAAGACAATAAGGCGGTTGCTGAAATAAACATGACACCAATCGCATCTAATGCAATAAGTCGATCCGGAGTCGAGGGGCCACGAAAAATTCGATATAGCATGCCAAACATCGAAACTATGACAATGATTAAGGAAATCCAAATAAATGTCATCATGGACGACTCACCTCCTTAATCGCCTTTTCGAAAGTGTTTTTAATGGAATCGACGGCGTCCTGCACATCATCCGCGTCAATCGCGTGTACATATAAAATCTTTTGATCGTCAGAAACGTGCACGACGACCGTTCCCGGCGTTAATGTAATTAAGCTCGACAGTAAAGTGATTTCCCAATCGTGCTTTAACTCCGTAGGTAATGCGAAAATTCTTGGTTGAATATCTAGTTTAGGTCTGAGCACTACACGTAACACGTCAATATTTGAAAGTGTTAATTCGCGAATAAACAATAGCGTTAGCTTAAACGCTGCCCAAAGCCATTCGAAATACAATCTTTCTGGAAAGAATCGTCGCATCATCATTAATAATATAATCCCGATACCATAGCCGATGACGAATGTCGTAACCGTCATCGAAGAACTTAAAAACATCCATACGACTGCGATGAAAAAGTTCAACAATATTTGGAAGGCCATCGTCATCTACTCCTTTAACACCGCGTCAACATACATAGACGGGTTTAATAATACATCTGAGGCATCTGTCATATAAGGGATAAGCCACTCTGTACCGACACCATACGCGACAGAAAGAATCACAAGTAAAACAGCCGGTGTCATTAAGTTGCGATAAGAAACAGATTGATTTGCTTCGTCCAGTTTCGGTTCACCCCAAAATGCATAGATGAAAATCCGAATGACAGATAATAAAACAATTAAACTAGAAGCGAGCATAATAATACTGCCCCATGCGTGACCAGCTTCGAAAGCCCCTTTGGCAATTAACAGCTTACCCGCAAATCCACTTAACGGCGGAATTCCTGCAAGCCCAAAAGCAGCAACTAAATACATCCAGCCAAGGGGAGCGTGGGTTTTCATTAGCCCACCCATTTTTCTTAAATTGGATGTTCCGGTGATGGCGATGATTATGCCAATCAATAAGAATAGTGCGCCTTTAATAATCATGTCATGCATTAAATAATACATTGCACCTGTCATGCCGTTATCATTCATTTGCGCGACGCCAAATAAAATAACCCCAACAGCAATGACAATATTATAAATCATAATGTGTTTTAAATCGAAATAGGCGAGTGCGCCAATACAACCAGCGATGATTGTGAAAATAGACAAAATGAGTAATAACTCATGCGTCACTGCTGTATTGTGGATAAAAAACAATGTGTACGTTCTTGTAATCGCATAGACTCCGACTTTCGTGAGCAACGCGCCGAACAATGCAAGTACTGGCATTGGCGGGGCAGCATACGAACCTGGAAGCCAAAAGTAAAGTGGGAAAATCGCACCTTTAATTCCAAAAACGAGTAGGAATAAAATGGCGATTACCGTAATAATCCCCGGTTGTCCAACTTCTGCAACTTTAACCGCGATATCTGCCATATTGACTGTACCAATGACAGAGTATAATAGAGCGATTGTAATGACAAACAGAGCGGAAGAAATTACGTTTACGAGTATGTATTTAATCGATTCACGTAATTGCTTTTTCTCGCCGCCAAGTACAATGAGTACATAAGAAGCCATCAACAACACTTCGAAGAATACGAACATGTTGAAAATATCGCCCGTCGTAAATGCACCGTTCACACCTGTAAGCATAAACAGTACAGCAGGATAATAGTAGAAGCGTTCTCGCTCATTTCCGATAGAACTGAAACTATACCACACAACAAACAGGGTAATGACGATCGACGTTGTCACAAGCAACGCAGAAAGCATATCTGAAACCATCGTGATGCCAAAAGGTGCCGGCCAGCTACCAAGTGTAACTGTCTGAATACCATCAGACTTAATTGTAGCCATTAGAATAATCGATGCAATTAAACTAATGATGAGGCTGACAAATGTTATGATTCTTTGTGCGACAATCTTCTCCTTGAAAAATAGAAGAATGACGGCGAAGAAAAACGGCAAAATGATCGGCAATAATAAAAGATTAATCATGTTCGTCATTTCCCTCCATTAGATTCATATTATCAGTCTTAAGTTCACCGTACGTTCTGAAAAATAACACGATTATAAACGCGGTGACGCCAAAACTAATAACAATCGCTGTTAAAATAAGCGCTTGAGGAAGGGGATCCACATAATCTGTGACACCTTCTGCCAGTACGGGCGGTGAAGTTCCACCAAGTCCACCCATCGTTAAAATAAGCAAATGCGCACCGTGACTTAACAGCCCCGTTCCAAGAATAATACGTAATAAACTTCTCGATAAAATTAAATAAACAGCCGCCATAAATAAAATCCCAATGACAATCGCCATCACAAATTCCATTACGATTCGCCTCCAATCGACTGGATCATCGTAATTGTTGAGCCAACAACGACTAGATACACACCAGCGTCAAAAATCATCGCTGTATGTAAAGAAGTTTCACCGAACAATGGCAAGTAAAAATCACCAAAAGCATGTGTGAGGAAAGGAACATTAAAGACAAATGATCCGGCTCCCATGCCAATTGCGAGTAGTAAACCGATTGCAACGACAATCATAAAGTTAAAAGGCAATGCTTGTTGCACTGTTTTTAAATCAAAAGCGAGTAACAACAAGACGATTGCCGCGGTTGTTAAAAGTCCGCCAACAAATCCTCCACCTGGCGCGAAATGACCGGCAAAGAAAATGTGAATCGAGAAAAGAAAGATGATGAAAAAGACAACTTTCGTTGCGGTTTGTAAAATAACATCATTCGCTTTCATCAGACTTCTCCTTTCTTGACAAACGCAGTTTAATCATGCTGTACACACCAATTCCTGCTATGGCAAGAACAGCAATTTCAAATAATGTATCAAATCCTCGGTAATCTACAAGAATGACGTTGACAATATTTCCGCCAGCCGCTTCTGTAAAGA
This window of the Sporosarcina ureilytica genome carries:
- a CDS encoding leucyl aminopeptidase gives rise to the protein MNFLIKEQFSEVTEDVLIIGVPEHPENIDGWEAFTDFYHPRLQEWVKNGDVHTNKQKIVTIPTFDNHSFKRVLFIGLGAKRSLTENDLRKTFATIGKELLKIKASSVAIWTAPFTNENLVCDDVVFAAMEGLGLGGYQFEDFKTSSNEQDIALETVAFLSSSDANELKAAYEVGKVNAYAVNEARTLVNMPPNLLTATEMANYARKIAEKYDFEIEVLGKKEMEEQGMGAILAVNKGSVEEPQLIVLKYAGTEQWEDVVGLVGKGITYDTGGYSLKPRDGMVGMKGDMGGAAAVLGAMTIIGETRPAKNVIAVIASTDNMVSGEAFKPDDVITSLSGKTIEVLNTDAEGRLVLADAVTYAKQSGADYLVDVATLTGGVIIALGNDKTGALTNDEAFFEEFMHAATETGEFVWRLPLTESDKKRIRKSDVADLNNSPGRDGHMIFGGGFVGEFAEDTPWIHLDIAGTSDASAAHDLGPKGATGVMVRTLATLIERMAAENDQNE
- a CDS encoding Na(+)/H(+) antiporter subunit C; the encoded protein is MEFVMAIVIGILFMAAVYLILSRSLLRIILGTGLLSHGAHLLILTMGGLGGTSPPVLAEGVTDYVDPLPQALILTAIVISFGVTAFIIVLFFRTYGELKTDNMNLMEGNDEHD
- a CDS encoding Na+/H+ antiporter subunit E; its protein translation is MAFQILLNFFIAVVWMFLSSSMTVTTFVIGYGIGIILLMMMRRFFPERLYFEWLWAAFKLTLLFIRELTLSNIDVLRVVLRPKLDIQPRIFALPTELKHDWEITLLSSLITLTPGTVVVHVSDDQKILYVHAIDADDVQDAVDSIKNTFEKAIKEVSRP
- the mnhG gene encoding monovalent cation/H(+) antiporter subunit G, whose amino-acid sequence is MTVIANTLIVLTIVVGLIFTVVTVIGVLRLPDVYTRAHAASKSATLGVLSILVGTFFHFWFNEGYFSVRILLGILFLFITAPIGGHLMSRAAYFSGVKPTELTVGDDLAEVVERAKKEIK
- a CDS encoding Na(+)/H(+) antiporter subunit F1 — translated: MMTFIWISLIIVIVSMFGMLYRIFRGPSTPDRLIALDAIGVMFISATALLSLLYDTGFFLDVILLLAVLSFIGTVSFSKFIEKGKIIEHDRNR
- a CDS encoding IS3 family transposase (programmed frameshift) codes for the protein MSKIIFNEIQRKQLESNPNVASVSDRAIQYNAEFKIRAVKKNMNGKGPTQIFMENGFNLDVIGAKKAQSAISRWKNTYKTLGEQGFLEERRGKGGTGRPSTKDISSEKKLEKAEARIKYLEAELELPKKARGTRKAGEEVILAPREKYALINEVIRKYQLKNMTRYLCALTGVSRSGYYAWLQNSEKHAIREEQDYQDYLLLRCIYDAFKGKIGYRGLYMALEELVVTPMNHKKILRLMRKYNFFAKVRRANPYKYIAKATQAHRTVPNHLNRAFNQDEPGKVYLTDITYLQYRNGQTAYLSCIKDVATREIVAYELSTSLKMGLVYRTLDKLEETLDGNIHPEAMIHSDQGVHYTHPEYQGRVKKIGLLQSMSRRGNCLDNAPMESFFGHFKDEVDYEEACNLRELREMIDEYLEHYNTTRKQWTLKKMTPAQYRSHLIAA
- a CDS encoding Na+/H+ antiporter subunit D: MINLLLLPIILPFFFAVILLFFKEKIVAQRIITFVSLIISLIASIILMATIKSDGIQTVTLGSWPAPFGITMVSDMLSALLVTTSIVITLFVVWYSFSSIGNERERFYYYPAVLFMLTGVNGAFTTGDIFNMFVFFEVLLMASYVLIVLGGEKKQLRESIKYILVNVISSALFVITIALLYSVIGTVNMADIAVKVAEVGQPGIITVIAILFLLVFGIKGAIFPLYFWLPGSYAAPPMPVLALFGALLTKVGVYAITRTYTLFFIHNTAVTHELLLILSIFTIIAGCIGALAYFDLKHIMIYNIVIAVGVILFGVAQMNDNGMTGAMYYLMHDMIIKGALFLLIGIIIAITGTSNLRKMGGLMKTHAPLGWMYLVAAFGLAGIPPLSGFAGKLLIAKGAFEAGHAWGSIIMLASSLIVLLSVIRIFIYAFWGEPKLDEANQSVSYRNLMTPAVLLVILSVAYGVGTEWLIPYMTDASDVLLNPSMYVDAVLKE
- a CDS encoding YuiB family protein; translated protein: MVIFFGIGFLLNMLLRMTWLMAVVYPIIVILIVDDVKFYQYINRPIYAFKALGNKLISLSTGDVVILAGGFAGAIIAGFVMKALRKAGYQMF
- a CDS encoding Na(+)/H(+) antiporter subunit B, whose amino-acid sequence is MKANDVILQTATKVVFFIIFLFSIHIFFAGHFAPGGGFVGGLLTTAAIVLLLLAFDLKTVQQALPFNFMIVVAIGLLLAIGMGAGSFVFNVPFLTHAFGDFYLPLFGETSLHTAMIFDAGVYLVVVGSTITMIQSIGGES
- a CDS encoding divergent PAP2 family protein, whose translation is MAIFQNIPLLAALLGILLAQFIKIPVTYFLTRKLDWSLITSTGSMPSSHSAAVTSLTTAIAYESGLASPLFAVSAIFAVIVMFDATGIRYQAGQQAVMINKMRIDFQTFVQEAKGWQQKDDEQKIQELKTLLGHKPSEVFVGALLGIIISIVIYTFIV